The Chryseolinea soli nucleotide sequence TACGGCCCGGTGGTCGCACGACAGCGTAACCTTCATCACATTGCCCGGCACGACCTGGCCGTTCTTCACGATGGGCGTTTCCTTGATACCGCCGATTGCCATGATGCAGGCGTCGGGCGGGTTGATGATGGCGGTGAAGTCTTCCACGCCAAACATACCCAGGTTGGAAACGGTGAACGTGCTTCCCTCCCATTCGGAAGGTTGAAGTTTCTTATCGTGTGCTTTTTGAGCCAACTCCTTCACTTCTACCGCGATGTGCGACAGGGACTTGTTGTCTGCAAAGCGCACCACCGGCACCAGCAAGCCGTCTTTCACGGCCACGGCCACGCCGATGTGGATGTGACGGTTCTTGCGCATTTTGTCGCCGAGCCAGCTCACGTTCACGTCGGGATGTTGGCGCAACGCGGCGGCTACTGCCTTGATCACCATGTCGTTGAACGATATTTTCACCGGGCTGATCTCGTTGATGCTCTTGCGCGCTTCCACGGCCTTGTCCATGTTGATCTCCATGGTGACGTAGAAGTGCGGGGCGCTGAACTTGCTCTCGGCCAGGCGACGGGCAATGGCCTTGCGCATTTGCGATACCGGCACGTCTTCAAAGCTCTCTTGTCCAACCACTTGGGGAAGAACAATGGGAGCGGCAGCAGCTTGGCCGTTTTTAGCGGGAGCGCCGGTAGTAGCGGGTGCGGCAGCGGGCTTGTAGTTTTCTACGTCGCGTTTCGTGATGCGGCCGTGGTCGCCGGAACCTTCTATTTTACCAATGTCGATGCCTTTATCTTTTGCCAGTTTCTTGGCCAGCGGCGATGCTTTTACACGGCCGTTGGATGAATGGTCGGCGGAAACATCGGCCGTTTGTGCGGCGGGTTCTGCCTTCTTTTCGGCTTGACCGGCCGCAGGAGCACCTGCACCAGCACCCTTGGCTTCGTTGGCTTTCAACAACGTTTTCCAGTCGGCGTCTTTTTCGCCGATCACTGCCAGTACGCCGTTGACGGCCACGGCCTTACCAGCTTCTGCGCCGATGTACAGCAAGGTTCCTGTATTGTAGGATTCGTACTCCATAGTAGCCTTGTCGGTCTCGACTTCGGCCAGGAGCTCGCCCGTTTTTACGGCGTCGCCCACTTTCTTGTGCCAGGCGGCGATGACGCCTTCGGTCATGGTGTCGCTCATCTTGGGCATGAACACGATCTCGGCTTTGATGCCGGAAGTGTCTATGGCTGTGGCGGTTGCTGTAGCAGCCGGGGCCGTTGCAGCCGCGGCGGGAGCCTCGGTCTTGCCACCGGAAGCAGCAGCGTTGGCGGCGCCGGCCAGCAGGGCGGAATAGTCTTCTCCTTTGTTGCCAACAATGGCCAGCACGTCGTTCACTTTCACCGCTTGTCCTTCCTGTACGCCCAGATAGAGTACCGTGCCCGTATTGAAGGATTCATAGTCCATCGTAGCCTTGTCGGTCTCGATCTCGGCCATCAATTCGCCGGATTTTACGGTATCTCCCACTTTCTTATGCCATTTCGCGACCACGCCTTCCGTCATGGTGTCGCTCATTTTCGGCATTCGTATGATTTCTGCCATTGTCGATTGTAGATTTTTAAATTCGTCTAAAAAAGGTTTCGCCTTTATTTGAAAGGTCCAAAAATAGACACTAAAACATCCATTTTCAACTATTAGAAACCGATATTCCCGATCAAAAATTCAACCAATACACCGCTGTTCTGGAACTTGTTGGCGGAGCGGTAGGTGGTGCGGAAGCCGGCTTCGAACTTGGGCAAGAACCGCAGTATGTTGAAATCAAACGTTGTCTCTA carries:
- a CDS encoding pyruvate dehydrogenase complex dihydrolipoamide acetyltransferase, which encodes MAEIIRMPKMSDTMTEGVVAKWHKKVGDTVKSGELMAEIETDKATMDYESFNTGTVLYLGVQEGQAVKVNDVLAIVGNKGEDYSALLAGAANAAASGGKTEAPAAAATAPAATATATAIDTSGIKAEIVFMPKMSDTMTEGVIAAWHKKVGDAVKTGELLAEVETDKATMEYESYNTGTLLYIGAEAGKAVAVNGVLAVIGEKDADWKTLLKANEAKGAGAGAPAAGQAEKKAEPAAQTADVSADHSSNGRVKASPLAKKLAKDKGIDIGKIEGSGDHGRITKRDVENYKPAAAPATTGAPAKNGQAAAAPIVLPQVVGQESFEDVPVSQMRKAIARRLAESKFSAPHFYVTMEINMDKAVEARKSINEISPVKISFNDMVIKAVAAALRQHPDVNVSWLGDKMRKNRHIHIGVAVAVKDGLLVPVVRFADNKSLSHIAVEVKELAQKAHDKKLQPSEWEGSTFTVSNLGMFGVEDFTAIINPPDACIMAIGGIKETPIVKNGQVVPGNVMKVTLSCDHRAVDGAVGAAFLKTFKGLLEDPVRILI